Proteins from one Gilliamella sp. ESL0443 genomic window:
- a CDS encoding ABC transporter permease, which yields MENRQLISDFWHRFKEAFNDEIPVIFKRFTFHWLMWILPLIIFVIISSIFYRGVLFDLPVGYVDQDKSTLSREIIRDLNAGAHANLINYDNQLKMAERDLEKAKIYAILYIPPNFEADVLAGRQPTPMLYYNALYYSAGLYSIMDYSGLIASLNTQYRTTMATSIGLPVPKLSQVNFNYDGLFNASGNSMYFQQFSAVVHLLQLFVVTTTIHILSRLPKRTRPNYPFVLGKLTPYTIWYTMLLMFEIAMLVLFSDARVSGSPFAMMLVVFFYVIAAQSIGILLYTFTKTVLDAYTYIGVLVGLALTYSGVVVPELSMPWIARFISSLEPLTYALNKLFDLFLRHSSYLSVLKTCGILMIYPIIITVLVRKRLVKRLHSQ from the coding sequence ATGGAAAATAGACAACTAATTTCAGATTTCTGGCATCGCTTTAAAGAAGCATTTAACGATGAAATTCCAGTTATATTTAAGCGTTTTACTTTCCATTGGTTAATGTGGATTTTACCGCTGATTATTTTTGTGATCATCAGCAGTATATTTTATCGAGGTGTATTATTTGATCTTCCAGTAGGTTATGTTGATCAAGATAAAAGTACCTTATCTCGTGAAATTATTCGGGATCTTAACGCTGGCGCGCACGCAAATCTAATTAATTATGATAATCAGTTAAAAATGGCTGAACGTGATTTAGAAAAAGCTAAAATCTACGCCATTCTCTACATACCGCCTAATTTTGAAGCCGATGTATTAGCTGGTCGTCAACCAACGCCGATGCTTTATTATAATGCTTTATATTATAGTGCTGGCTTATACTCTATTATGGACTATTCCGGCCTAATTGCTTCATTAAATACACAATATCGGACGACCATGGCAACCAGTATTGGTTTGCCCGTACCTAAGCTTTCTCAAGTTAATTTCAATTATGATGGGTTATTTAATGCTAGTGGTAACTCAATGTACTTCCAGCAATTTTCCGCGGTAGTTCATTTGTTACAATTATTTGTAGTGACCACAACAATTCATATTTTATCGCGATTACCTAAACGGACTCGGCCTAATTATCCATTTGTATTAGGTAAACTAACTCCTTATACCATCTGGTATACCATGTTATTGATGTTTGAAATAGCTATGCTGGTTTTATTTTCTGATGCGCGCGTATCTGGTTCGCCATTTGCTATGATGCTGGTGGTATTCTTTTATGTTATTGCTGCGCAAAGTATTGGTATTTTGCTTTATACATTTACTAAAACAGTATTAGATGCATATACCTATATTGGGGTATTGGTGGGGCTTGCGTTGACCTATTCAGGAGTAGTGGTGCCTGAATTGTCGATGCCTTGGATAGCAAGATTTATTTCGTCACTTGAGCCTTTAACCTATGCACTGAATAAATTATTCGATCTCTTTTTACGACATTCCAGTTATCTATCTGTATTAAAAACATGTGGGATTTTAATGATCTATCCAATAATTATTACAGTGTTAGTTAGAAAACGTTTAGTCAAACGTTTACATTCACAGTAA
- a CDS encoding HlyD family secretion protein codes for MNKKIFIVIALIVILISMTILIRAHSSQLILQGEVDAPNVSISSKAKGRVQVIHVNRGDDVKQNDVLITLDSPELLAQVKAAEAGRDQAKAQVELSQNGTREESIRYYEALLEQAKVSYDNASKEYNRNKAISAKGFVSQSILDNALKTRDAAHQQVLSAQANLDQAKNGDRIEQREIYNAKLQEAEEQLKQLQIQYDDLQVKAPVDGEVGSIPAEVGELFNANSPLLTVIRLPQAYFVFNIRENIMPNIHKGDHVRLEVPALGNKEVEAEVRFISPMGDYATKRATRATGDFDLKTFEIRLYPTKPVEGLRAGMSTLWKIDN; via the coding sequence ATGAATAAAAAAATTTTTATTGTTATTGCATTGATTGTTATTTTAATTTCAATGACGATCTTAATACGTGCTCATAGCAGCCAGCTTATTTTGCAAGGCGAAGTTGATGCACCTAATGTCAGCATATCCTCTAAAGCCAAGGGGCGAGTGCAAGTAATTCATGTCAATCGTGGCGATGATGTTAAACAAAATGATGTCTTAATTACGCTTGACAGTCCTGAGCTTTTAGCTCAAGTTAAAGCTGCCGAAGCTGGGCGAGATCAAGCAAAAGCGCAAGTTGAACTTTCTCAAAACGGTACTCGTGAAGAAAGTATTCGCTATTATGAAGCGTTATTGGAACAAGCAAAAGTTTCTTATGATAATGCTTCGAAAGAGTACAATCGTAATAAAGCCATTTCGGCAAAAGGTTTTGTTTCTCAATCAATATTAGATAATGCCCTTAAAACGCGTGATGCAGCTCATCAGCAGGTTTTGTCAGCCCAAGCCAATTTAGATCAAGCGAAAAACGGTGATCGTATTGAACAGCGTGAGATCTATAATGCTAAATTGCAAGAGGCTGAAGAGCAACTTAAACAATTACAGATTCAATATGATGATCTGCAAGTCAAGGCGCCTGTAGATGGTGAGGTTGGTTCAATCCCTGCCGAAGTAGGCGAGCTGTTTAATGCAAATAGCCCACTATTAACAGTTATTCGATTACCACAAGCTTATTTTGTGTTTAATATTCGTGAGAATATTATGCCTAATATTCACAAGGGTGACCATGTTAGGTTGGAAGTTCCAGCCCTTGGCAATAAAGAAGTTGAAGCGGAAGTTCGTTTTATTTCACCAATGGGCGATTATGCAACTAAACGTGCTACTCGAGCAACGGGTGATTTCGATTTGAAAACCTTTGAAATTAGACTTTATCCAACTAAACCTGTTGAAGGCTTACGCGCAGGTATGAGTACATTATGGAAAATAGACAACTAA
- a CDS encoding NAD(P)/FAD-dependent oxidoreductase: MQKIIIIGGGAGGLELATDLGDKLGKTDKAQITLIDKNSYHLWKPLLHEVATGVLDEQVDNIYYASQGQQHNFEFTQGTFTDLNRDQKQITIINHQDESVAIDYDILVIAIGSTSNDFGTPGVKEHCIFLDDQNAAIRLRETLINKFTSFCSIIDNDQSTDEDKIRIAIVGGGATGVELASELPHMVEAFGACGRNKMCSDLLDVSVIEATDRILPALPEKTAASITKTLEKQGIHVLTKTMITKAESDGFYPKEGDTIKADIMIWTAGVKAPDYLKEIAGLESSRSNQLVVKPTLQTSRDDNIFVIGDCAYAMQDNGHASPPTAQAAHQMAKICYENIINILDNKPLKSFKYTDNGTIISLHDTAQGVVKIAGKSEMGVKGWFALIIHRLLYRMHQASLLGIFKTIRFARASKVMYKTKSTSIFSNRD; encoded by the coding sequence ATGCAAAAAATAATTATTATTGGTGGTGGTGCCGGCGGTTTAGAGCTCGCTACTGACCTAGGTGATAAGTTAGGCAAAACGGACAAAGCTCAAATTACCCTAATTGATAAAAACAGTTATCATTTATGGAAACCATTATTACATGAAGTAGCAACGGGTGTACTTGATGAGCAAGTTGATAATATTTATTATGCATCTCAAGGACAACAACATAATTTCGAATTTACCCAGGGTACCTTTACTGACCTTAATCGGGACCAAAAACAAATCACTATTATCAATCATCAAGATGAATCAGTCGCTATTGATTACGACATTTTAGTTATTGCCATTGGTAGTACTTCTAACGATTTTGGTACACCTGGTGTTAAAGAACATTGTATCTTCTTAGACGATCAAAATGCAGCGATTCGCTTGCGAGAAACCTTAATAAATAAATTCACCAGTTTCTGTTCAATTATCGATAATGATCAAAGCACCGACGAAGATAAAATTCGAATTGCTATCGTAGGCGGTGGTGCAACTGGCGTTGAGTTAGCTTCTGAACTACCACACATGGTGGAAGCATTTGGTGCCTGTGGTCGTAATAAGATGTGTTCCGATCTTTTAGATGTGTCGGTTATTGAAGCAACAGATCGTATTTTACCAGCCCTACCAGAAAAGACTGCGGCAAGTATTACTAAAACACTTGAAAAACAAGGTATCCATGTATTAACCAAGACCATGATTACTAAGGCTGAAAGCGATGGATTTTATCCAAAAGAAGGCGATACTATTAAAGCCGACATTATGATCTGGACTGCGGGTGTTAAAGCTCCTGATTATTTAAAGGAAATTGCTGGATTAGAGTCAAGTCGTTCAAATCAATTGGTGGTAAAACCAACATTGCAAACTTCTCGTGATGACAATATTTTTGTTATCGGCGATTGCGCTTACGCAATGCAAGACAATGGCCATGCCTCACCACCTACTGCTCAAGCTGCACATCAAATGGCAAAAATTTGTTACGAAAACATTATCAACATATTAGATAATAAGCCATTAAAATCGTTTAAGTATACCGATAATGGCACAATCATTTCTTTACATGATACCGCGCAAGGTGTGGTTAAAATAGCAGGAAAAAGTGAAATGGGTGTAAAGGGATGGTTTGCGCTAATTATTCATCGATTGTTGTATCGAATGCATCAAGCTAGCTTGTTAGGTATTTTCAAAACGATTCGTTTTGCTCGTGCCAGTAAAGTTATGTACAAAACAAAATCGACATCTATTTTCAGTAATCGGGATTAA
- a CDS encoding YiiX family permuted papain-like enzyme, with the protein MRSILIIILLFTTYTTATADYLDGDIIFQSSQSNQSKAIELATKSPYSHMGIIFIKNGKPYVFEAASKVVYTPFDKWVNRGKNRKYIIKRLKDHTLSQKEIANLKRVAHSFENKPYDIWFGWDDKYIYCSELVWKIYNKALNLKIGQLQRIKDFNLSAPAVKQKLTERYGDKIPYQETVISPVAIFNSPLLITVDQHWSN; encoded by the coding sequence ATGCGTTCTATTTTGATTATTATATTACTTTTCACTACCTACACGACGGCCACAGCAGATTACCTAGATGGCGATATTATTTTCCAATCTTCTCAATCAAACCAAAGCAAGGCGATTGAGCTAGCAACCAAGTCACCTTATAGTCACATGGGAATAATTTTTATTAAAAATGGAAAACCTTATGTCTTTGAAGCAGCATCTAAAGTGGTCTATACACCGTTTGATAAATGGGTAAATCGAGGAAAAAATAGAAAATATATAATTAAACGCCTAAAAGATCACACTTTATCACAAAAAGAAATTGCTAATTTAAAACGAGTTGCTCATTCATTTGAAAATAAGCCTTACGATATTTGGTTTGGCTGGGATGATAAGTATATTTATTGCTCAGAACTAGTTTGGAAAATTTATAATAAAGCACTTAACTTAAAAATTGGACAATTACAAAGGATTAAAGATTTTAATCTGTCAGCACCAGCAGTTAAACAAAAACTAACTGAACGCTATGGAGATAAGATCCCTTATCAAGAAACCGTTATTTCACCAGTCGCTATATTCAATTCACCATTATTAATAACAGTAGATCAACATTGGTCGAATTAG
- the rnhB gene encoding ribonuclease HII: protein MLLEFTYPDATLIAGVDEVGRGPLCGDVVTAAVILDPNKPIEGLTDSKKLTEKKREALFDIIKQNALAWSVARASVDEIDKLNILHATMLAMQRAVSGLKIKPNYVLVDGNRCPEFGIQTQAVVKGDLLVAEISAASILAKVTRDREMVELDKLYPHYGLAKHKGYPTKDHLMAIESHGINHLYRKSFAPIKRLLLI, encoded by the coding sequence TTGTTGTTAGAATTTACCTACCCTGATGCCACATTAATTGCCGGAGTTGACGAAGTTGGACGAGGTCCTCTGTGTGGTGATGTTGTTACTGCTGCTGTGATTTTAGATCCAAATAAACCGATAGAGGGATTAACCGATTCTAAAAAGCTGACAGAAAAAAAACGTGAAGCTTTATTTGATATTATCAAGCAAAATGCATTAGCGTGGAGTGTTGCTAGAGCATCAGTCGATGAGATTGATAAGCTTAATATTCTTCATGCCACTATGCTGGCTATGCAACGGGCGGTGTCTGGTTTAAAAATCAAACCCAATTATGTTTTAGTGGATGGCAATCGTTGCCCTGAATTTGGTATTCAAACACAAGCTGTCGTTAAAGGCGATTTACTTGTTGCTGAAATTAGTGCTGCGTCGATTCTTGCGAAAGTGACTCGTGATCGTGAAATGGTTGAATTAGATAAATTGTATCCGCACTATGGATTGGCAAAGCATAAAGGATATCCCACCAAAGATCACCTAATGGCTATAGAATCACACGGTATCAACCATTTGTATCGTAAGAGTTTTGCTCCAATTAAGAGATTGTTACTTATCTAA
- the lpxB gene encoding lipid-A-disaccharide synthase, with amino-acid sequence MTDKALTVALVAGETSGDILGAGLIRSLKKHHPNIQFVGIAGPQMQAEGCKAWYEMEELSVMGIVEVLGRLRRILAIRRDITKRLIELKPDIFIGIDAPDFNLSLEGKLKQAGIKTIHYVSPSVWAWKQKRVFKIKRNTNLILAFLPFEKAFYDKFDVPCRFIGHKMADDIPLEPDQTAMRQQLGIPLDCQCLALLPGSRHAEVTLLSEPFLKAAQLLRDKFPDLHIVVPLANEKRKQEFERIKTEIAPQLNVQLLDGHAREAMIASNAAILASGTVALECMLAKCPMVVGYKMKAFTFWLAKKLIKTPYVSLPNILAGKEIVPELLQHDCTPENIANHVLPFLESDNTELKATFLALHKQIRCNADEQAAQAVLDVLEDSHCC; translated from the coding sequence ATGACTGATAAAGCTTTAACTGTAGCACTTGTCGCTGGTGAAACATCTGGTGACATTTTAGGTGCAGGTTTAATTCGTTCTCTCAAAAAACACCATCCAAATATTCAATTTGTTGGAATTGCTGGACCACAAATGCAAGCTGAAGGCTGTAAAGCTTGGTATGAAATGGAAGAGCTGTCTGTGATGGGCATTGTCGAGGTATTAGGTCGATTACGTCGTATTTTAGCTATTCGTCGAGATATCACTAAACGTCTTATTGAACTAAAACCTGATATATTTATTGGTATTGATGCGCCTGATTTTAATCTATCATTAGAAGGTAAACTCAAACAAGCTGGTATTAAAACTATTCATTATGTGAGCCCATCAGTCTGGGCTTGGAAACAAAAGCGCGTGTTTAAGATTAAACGAAATACTAATCTTATCTTAGCTTTTCTTCCTTTTGAAAAAGCCTTTTACGATAAATTTGATGTTCCTTGTCGTTTTATTGGTCATAAAATGGCTGATGACATTCCTTTAGAACCAGATCAAACCGCAATGCGTCAACAATTAGGTATCCCGCTTGATTGCCAATGCTTAGCACTTTTACCTGGCAGCCGTCATGCTGAAGTGACGTTATTATCTGAGCCTTTTTTAAAGGCGGCTCAATTGCTACGTGACAAATTTCCTGATTTACATATTGTGGTTCCTTTAGCAAATGAGAAAAGGAAACAAGAGTTTGAGCGAATTAAAACTGAAATCGCACCACAACTTAATGTGCAGTTATTAGATGGTCATGCTCGTGAAGCAATGATTGCCAGTAATGCGGCAATTTTAGCGTCTGGAACGGTTGCTCTTGAATGTATGTTAGCAAAATGCCCAATGGTTGTCGGTTACAAAATGAAAGCTTTTACGTTTTGGTTGGCTAAAAAGTTAATCAAAACGCCTTATGTGTCGTTACCAAATATCTTAGCAGGTAAAGAAATAGTACCTGAGTTGCTACAACATGACTGTACACCAGAAAATATCGCTAATCATGTTCTTCCTTTTTTAGAAAGTGATAATACCGAATTAAAAGCGACATTTTTAGCTTTGCATAAACAAATTCGTTGTAATGCAGATGAACAAGCAGCACAAGCTGTACTTGATGTATTAGAGGATTCACATTGTTGTTAG
- the lpxA gene encoding acyl-ACP--UDP-N-acetylglucosamine O-acyltransferase: MATEIHPSSVIEKGAKIGDNVKIGPFCYIGEHVEIGDGTFLKSHVVVNGHTKIGQNNQIYQFASIGEVNQDLKYRGEPTRTEIGDRNMIRESVTIHRGTVQGGELTRIGSDNLFMINAHVAHDCIIGNNCILANNATLGGHVQLDNHVIIGGMTAVHQFCVIGSHVMVGGCSGVAQDVPPYVIAQGNHATPHGVNYEGLKRRGFSKEALQAIRNTYKILYRNGLTLDDAKVEIESLAKQYPEVQLFTDFFARSTRGIIR, encoded by the coding sequence ATGGCAACGGAAATACACCCAAGTTCAGTAATAGAAAAGGGGGCAAAGATTGGTGATAACGTCAAAATCGGGCCTTTTTGTTATATTGGTGAACATGTTGAAATTGGTGATGGCACTTTTTTAAAATCACATGTTGTCGTTAATGGCCACACCAAAATTGGTCAAAATAATCAAATCTATCAATTTGCTTCAATCGGTGAAGTTAACCAAGATCTAAAATATCGTGGAGAACCAACTCGTACTGAAATTGGTGATCGTAATATGATTCGTGAAAGTGTGACGATTCATCGCGGCACTGTTCAAGGGGGGGAGTTAACGCGTATTGGTAGTGATAATTTATTCATGATTAATGCACACGTTGCTCATGATTGTATTATTGGTAATAATTGTATTTTAGCGAATAATGCAACGCTTGGCGGTCATGTGCAGTTAGACAATCATGTTATTATTGGTGGTATGACAGCTGTACATCAATTTTGTGTTATCGGATCTCACGTAATGGTTGGTGGTTGTTCTGGTGTTGCCCAAGATGTTCCTCCTTATGTTATTGCACAAGGCAATCATGCAACACCACATGGCGTTAACTATGAAGGATTGAAACGTAGAGGTTTTAGTAAAGAAGCACTACAAGCCATTCGTAATACTTACAAAATTCTTTATCGAAATGGGTTAACCCTTGACGATGCCAAAGTTGAAATTGAATCGTTAGCTAAACAGTACCCTGAAGTTCAACTGTTTACTGACTTTTTTGCTCGTTCGACTCGTGGCATTATTCGTTAA
- the fabZ gene encoding 3-hydroxyacyl-ACP dehydratase FabZ has protein sequence MTTELNTLDIEEIISLLPHRYPFLMVDRVLSYEKGKTLKAIKNVTFNEPFFQGHFPNKPIFPGVLILEAMAQATGILAFKSIEELSPGQLYYFASIDKARFKRPVVPGDQIVLDVEYIKERRGIALFHGVATVDGKLVCEAEMMCARK, from the coding sequence TTGACTACCGAACTTAATACCCTTGATATTGAAGAAATCATAAGTTTACTGCCTCATCGTTACCCATTTTTAATGGTTGATCGCGTACTTAGTTATGAAAAAGGCAAAACATTAAAAGCCATTAAAAATGTTACTTTTAATGAACCATTCTTCCAAGGTCACTTTCCAAATAAACCGATTTTCCCTGGTGTACTAATTTTAGAAGCGATGGCGCAAGCGACTGGAATTTTAGCTTTTAAAAGTATTGAAGAGTTATCGCCAGGACAGCTTTATTATTTTGCTTCAATCGATAAAGCGCGTTTTAAACGCCCTGTCGTGCCAGGTGATCAAATCGTACTTGATGTTGAATATATTAAAGAGCGTCGTGGTATTGCATTGTTCCATGGTGTTGCAACAGTTGATGGTAAACTGGTTTGTGAAGCCGAAATGATGTGTGCTCGTAAATAA
- the fkpA gene encoding FKBP-type peptidyl-prolyl cis-trans isomerase, which produces MKSFIKMTLISSAIVLALAGCDDKKTTEENKTPATTTTNATETAPAPAENKAEPAKTDDKADSLNNKIKITTEAQKESYALGSSFANYLKSNLEQNEVKADQEYLISGFNETMKGNSQLNQEEVNTILEAFGKRIQEESQARFEKQKTENTAAGEKFREAFAKEPGVIKTKSGLLYKVIQEGTGAHPTANDTVIVHYVGTLTDGRKFDSSYDRNEPATFPLNGVIKGWTEGIQLIGVGGKIKLVVPPELAYEDKSLPSQGNNANITPASTLVFEVELLGIDKDNNEEAIPTAQPVQAPN; this is translated from the coding sequence ATGAAATCATTTATTAAAATGACATTGATAAGTAGTGCTATCGTATTAGCACTTGCAGGTTGTGATGATAAAAAAACTACCGAAGAAAACAAAACACCTGCTACTACAACGACAAATGCTACCGAAACAGCACCTGCGCCAGCAGAAAATAAAGCAGAACCTGCTAAAACCGATGATAAAGCTGATTCTCTAAACAATAAAATAAAAATTACCACTGAAGCCCAAAAAGAGTCTTATGCATTAGGTTCTTCATTTGCTAACTACCTAAAATCAAACTTAGAACAAAATGAAGTAAAAGCAGACCAAGAATATCTAATCAGCGGATTTAATGAAACCATGAAAGGTAATTCACAACTTAATCAAGAAGAAGTGAACACAATTCTAGAAGCTTTCGGTAAACGTATCCAAGAAGAAAGCCAAGCGCGTTTTGAAAAGCAAAAAACTGAAAATACCGCGGCTGGTGAAAAATTCCGTGAAGCATTTGCCAAAGAACCTGGAGTAATAAAAACTAAATCAGGTTTATTATATAAAGTTATTCAAGAAGGTACTGGAGCTCACCCAACTGCCAATGATACTGTTATCGTTCACTATGTTGGTACATTAACTGATGGTCGTAAATTCGATAGTTCTTATGACCGAAATGAGCCAGCAACCTTCCCACTTAACGGTGTAATCAAAGGTTGGACTGAAGGAATTCAACTCATTGGTGTTGGCGGTAAAATTAAATTAGTTGTTCCACCAGAATTAGCTTATGAAGATAAAAGCTTGCCAAGCCAAGGTAACAACGCCAATATTACCCCTGCGTCAACTTTAGTTTTTGAAGTTGAATTGCTTGGTATTGATAAAGATAACAACGAAGAAGCTATTCCAACTGCTCAGCCAGTACAAGCACCAAACTAA
- the tusD gene encoding sulfurtransferase complex subunit TusD, which translates to MKPLSYTLVIMGPAYGTQSAYCAYQFAQTLSSNTNHSINCIFFYADGVYNANHFTDPANDEFDLVKAWQNLAKQNALKLKVCVAAAQRRGISIENLAEHFELTGLGELSEAVASSDRILQF; encoded by the coding sequence ATGAAACCATTAAGTTATACGCTGGTTATTATGGGTCCCGCTTATGGGACCCAATCTGCTTATTGTGCTTATCAATTTGCTCAAACATTATCTTCAAATACAAATCACTCAATCAATTGCATCTTTTTTTATGCTGACGGTGTCTATAACGCTAATCATTTTACTGATCCGGCTAATGATGAATTTGATCTCGTCAAAGCATGGCAAAACTTAGCAAAACAAAACGCTTTAAAGCTGAAGGTTTGCGTGGCAGCAGCACAAAGAAGGGGAATTAGTATAGAAAACCTTGCTGAACATTTTGAACTAACTGGTCTTGGTGAATTGAGTGAGGCAGTAGCAAGTTCTGATCGAATCCTACAATTTTAA
- the tusC gene encoding sulfurtransferase complex subunit TusC gives MKNVAIIISTPPHGNAKGREALDTALALSTFNHISVFFMGDGVFHLLPNQHPEEILMRDYIATFNMLELYDIEDVYVCKTALDERNLSQIALNIPNQQIEITQFHQLLADQDTILRF, from the coding sequence ATGAAAAACGTAGCAATTATTATTAGTACTCCACCACACGGCAATGCAAAAGGCCGAGAAGCATTGGATACCGCTTTAGCCTTATCAACATTTAATCATATTTCTGTCTTTTTTATGGGCGATGGTGTTTTTCATCTGTTACCTAATCAACATCCAGAAGAGATTTTAATGCGAGATTACATAGCAACCTTTAATATGTTAGAACTTTATGACATTGAAGATGTTTATGTTTGTAAAACAGCTTTAGATGAGCGGAATTTAAGCCAGATTGCCCTCAACATTCCTAACCAACAAATCGAAATTACCCAGTTTCATCAGTTACTTGCGGATCAAGACACTATTTTACGCTTTTAA
- the nagE gene encoding N-acetylglucosamine-specific PTS transporter subunit IIBC: MGILAYLQRIGRSLMVPVAVLPAAAILLGIGYWIDPNGWGQNSIIAAFLIKSGGAIIENMPILFAIGVAYGMSKDKDGAAALSGLVGFLVVTTLLSPSSIALFNGIDTSVDGWQSQISPAFKKINNQFVGILVGIIAAELYNRFSSVELHKALAFFSGKRLVPIIVSIVMLLVSAVLYFIWPSIYDALVAFGKYIKDLGSIGAGIYGFFNRLLIPVGLHHALNSVFWFDVAGINDIPTFLGGQKSIDDGLATIGITGRYQAGFFPIMMFGLPGAALAMYHTAKKGNKDKTASIMLAASFAAFFTGVTEPLEFAFMFVAPVLYVIHAILTGISLFIAATMQWIAGFGFSAGLIDMLLSSRNPLAVHWYMLILQGVVFFFVYYIVFRFVIVKFNLKTPGREDDVTDTSAEENVPTVGDTSKLAEQYLVIVGGKENLTNIDACITRLRLNVHDSDLVDEQAAKALGAMAVIKLGKTGVQIVVGQQAEKIADKMKKLV; the protein is encoded by the coding sequence ATGGGAATTTTAGCTTATTTACAACGCATTGGGCGTTCATTAATGGTGCCGGTGGCAGTATTACCTGCAGCGGCAATATTGCTTGGTATAGGTTACTGGATTGATCCAAATGGCTGGGGACAAAATAGTATTATTGCTGCCTTTTTAATAAAATCTGGTGGTGCAATTATTGAAAACATGCCAATCCTATTTGCTATAGGTGTTGCTTATGGTATGTCTAAAGATAAAGATGGTGCAGCTGCATTATCTGGATTAGTCGGTTTTTTAGTTGTCACAACATTACTTTCACCAAGTTCTATTGCATTATTTAATGGTATTGATACTAGTGTTGATGGTTGGCAATCACAAATTTCCCCTGCATTTAAAAAAATTAATAATCAGTTTGTTGGTATTTTAGTTGGTATTATTGCAGCTGAATTATATAACCGATTCAGTTCTGTTGAATTACATAAAGCGTTAGCTTTTTTTAGTGGTAAACGGTTAGTTCCCATTATTGTTTCTATCGTTATGCTATTAGTTTCTGCTGTTTTATATTTTATATGGCCATCTATTTATGATGCATTAGTTGCTTTTGGTAAATACATTAAAGATTTAGGCTCTATTGGGGCGGGTATTTATGGCTTCTTTAACCGTTTGTTAATTCCGGTCGGCTTACACCACGCACTTAACTCGGTATTTTGGTTTGATGTGGCTGGCATCAATGATATACCAACTTTCCTTGGTGGACAAAAATCTATTGATGATGGATTAGCAACCATTGGTATTACCGGTCGCTATCAAGCAGGATTTTTCCCAATTATGATGTTTGGTTTACCGGGTGCAGCATTAGCCATGTATCATACAGCTAAAAAAGGCAATAAAGATAAAACCGCATCGATCATGTTAGCCGCTTCATTTGCAGCATTTTTCACTGGGGTTACTGAACCTTTAGAATTTGCTTTTATGTTTGTAGCACCTGTACTTTATGTGATCCATGCTATTTTAACTGGAATTTCACTATTTATCGCTGCAACCATGCAATGGATAGCTGGCTTTGGCTTTAGTGCAGGTTTAATCGATATGCTGTTATCCAGCCGCAATCCTTTGGCTGTACATTGGTATATGCTTATTCTTCAAGGTGTCGTATTTTTCTTTGTATATTATATTGTGTTCCGTTTTGTTATTGTTAAATTCAATCTTAAAACGCCGGGACGTGAAGACGATGTGACCGATACTTCAGCTGAAGAGAATGTACCAACTGTAGGTGATACTTCTAAGCTTGCTGAACAATATTTAGTTATCGTTGGTGGTAAAGAAAATCTAACTAATATTGATGCTTGTATCACACGTTTACGTTTGAATGTTCATGATTCAGATTTGGTTGATGAACAAGCAGCTAAAGCACTTGGTGCAATGGCAGTGATAAAACTAGGTAAAACTGGCGTTCAAATTGTTGTTGGTCAACAAGCTGAGAAGATTGCCGATAAAATGAAAAAATTAGTTTAA